Below is a genomic region from Prunus persica cultivar Lovell chromosome G3, Prunus_persica_NCBIv2, whole genome shotgun sequence.
CCTCTGAAtcccccaaaaataaaaaattattcacaTCTACTTTCATTTTCTCCTTCAACATACCTTAGATTTAGTGACTTATTCAATTCATTCCAATCGTAGGAGCTAAACGAGCCCATTATTTTAACAAACTTACCTTTGACAAATAGATTTCTTGTCTCCGGATGAGCAGCTACGCActgtaaaaacaaaatagtaaaCATATTAAATGCCATTTACTTGTACAAAAGCAACATGACAATTTAAGCTTACTTTCATAGGTAATAATTCATTACAAGAATAAAGAATTCATAAAAACCATCATTATCATTAATTCCTAAAATGTATGTCGTCAAAAGTTCTCTTGAATTAAAGTATGAAGATAATGACATGAGaattaaagagaaaacaaaaatgatagATCGAGTACATATAGGTAGGTAGATATAACCTGATATAGAGAGAGTGTGTTGCATGCTCGATTTGATGCCTCCTGAGTAAGAAGATGTGGAGATGTGACCATTGGGTACACCTCAAGTATTTCCtaaaatgatgaaaatataaataaatcatcATGAATATCAATCtcgaaaattaagaaaattttcaatgagaaacatcataatatatatatatatatatatatatatatatatatatagggaacAAAATCTTATATAGCTAACTCAATCATCCAAGTTATCTCTGTCATTTAGTGTTTTTGTGTTTAAGGATTAATCCCACccatttcacccaaaaaaaaaaaaaaaattccaagttACGTGCCATACCTTTAACAATGTATATGTGGTGCCAAAGGAATGCCACAGCAATGGAGCCAAGTCCTCACGAATTTCCCTGATCTGTATATTGAGGAACACaaacaattaataaaaattaaaatagagagaaacaaaaaaagtacccagtaatatatatgcatgtggctaaacttttattttttattttttatacaagtaatattataaattacaaGACGGAAAATTGGAAGAGTCGGAGCACATCCCTCTAACCAACTTGACTAATCTCTGCACATGTGACTAAACTAACCACAGAGATTTGCTCGTACAAAGCACGTGGCAGATATAGACTGGGAACATGACATgcaaatacatttttttatcTTGAAAAATTATAGGGCTAATACTATGAAATCGTTTTGAGCGACATGAATCATGTACAAAAGTATACCGagaaatatatgtatatgaaatgcataaacataagaaaagaaattagatACGAAAATGATAAATGTGTATGTGATCATGATCAGTCATTACCTTAGAGAGGCGTTGCAGTGCGTTTTCTCGGGTACGTCTATCGCGAAGCTCAAGAATCCACTGCTCCACATTCACCTTTTTGAACGGGTCAGCGTCATTAGGCCGGGTCGACTCTGAGTTGTTTTGACCCGATGTAGCTTCCGGTGGCCGTGATGATGATTGATCGCCGAGCAAAGACTCAGTGATGATAGCCATTAATTATTGGAGAAATGAATTAACAATGCCAAAcaataaaagagaagaaaatgccTTGGTCTCTTCAGATCTCCATTTTCTTGTTTAGTGTGTGTAGTGAGGGAAGGGAGTGAGAGGATTGGTATGGAGGCGTTTGGTTAGGACTTGGACTCCTTCAAGAAGGCCTCTTATTGAGTTTTTATAGCCTGGCAAAAGTGGCCTTTTggtatttattttactttctttccttgtttttGGATATaggtttatctttttttgatTCCGTAATTTTCGGAATATTTATTGTGTGCGCCTTGCATACTCCGCTAGACTTTCACTCGTAAAATACATGGGGGCCCAATGTTTTGCTTGAGTCCTCTTAACCGTGGGTGAGAAAGCGCGTTAGATTAAAGGAGAATTCCTTAAATCTCATAGTTTGAATTCTACTTAATTATGCTGCAACCCATTTACATGTATCATTCATTGATCTCTCGTCCGTAATTAGAATCTAATTGTAATTAGTGGGAGTcaaaattcttaatttttgttgtatttAGTCCATTTTGGTTGGAATTAGTCATAAATGCTTATTGTGATTTTacagcttttttattttttataacatgtGTGGATAGTTGTAGTTTTGTATTATAATAACCATTTTATTGGTTAATTAAGGCATAATGGAAGTTTCAATAATTCTCTTTTCCCAAATATTATAACTACAAAAAAGAACTTCACAATATGAATAATGAATTTGCCTTGTACAAGAGtagattattatttataagtAAAATGTGagcatttatttattacaCAAGCTGACAAGAAAAggataaaagaaaatagtaaATTAGTTAGGTTAATTGCCCTTCCATATGCTGCCATGCAAACTAGGCTAGCTTTTGTCCTCTTTTCCGACGTCCCTCAAGCCTACAACAAACATTTAATAAACCCAAGAAGCTGTTTGGATTGGATGATACAAAATAACTtaaatttttgtataaaatatttgaatgatacaaaataaattaaatttaacaaaatgtGAAAACATCATAGAAATAGTGAATAATTAAGGAAAAAGGGGTTGATGTCAATTCTATTGTTCATGTTAATCTTCATAATTATTCAAAGGATACTGCTTACCTCATTCCCTCTAAGGGGATACTCCTCTTTCCTGCGAATCACGGTTTGAtacatatgcaaaaataatttattaaaaatataaaaagaaaaacttatgcACACACGTCATACTCCTATTCATAATAATGTAGAATCTCCTATTTACATGATAAGGAGGAAAGTATTTTCCTTATTcaaacaaaatacaattaggaaaaacaataacaataaggGAAAATTTATCATATAGCCTATCCAAGGGGAACTATAGTCCATCAGCGGCGCAGTGGCAGAGGGATCCTTCCACAGAAGTGCATGAAAAGCAAGGCCAAGGCAGCTGATTTGAATATAGTAGGCATTGGAATTCCATATTTGCCCTTCCCAAACAACCCTTTGAGAAATGGCCAAAAACATAGCACCACCCAAACACAGCACATCATCTCACCTAGCCCCGCCCCATCCGCACCATGAGCCGGTGGTTGCATCCCAAACAAGCCCATGGCTAGGGCTGTGAAGTGCACAAACAGGAGAGTTGTGGCCGGCACAAATATTGGAGACTCATCAAAAGTGAACCTACCAGCATTGACATCATCTTCTTGGTCATCACTTGAAGAGGAATATTGGTCCTTCTGTGTGACTTCAAATGCCACCTCAGATATACCCAAAAGCTTGAATGCCAGGGTTACAACTCCAAATAGCGATGCAGTTACATAGGGTATTTTCCCCGATGGCCCCATTCTCACATGGTTCCACCATTGCTTGATTGATAGGCCAAATCCCAGGTAAAAACGTAGGGTGTACAGAATCTTCATTAGAAACACGGCAACGAAGAATATGAGAGCCGGTTCTTTGACCtacataaaaaatagaatCCGAACTTGAAAACAAGATACCAATTTGTATTCACAAAATGAGGTGATagtatttgattgatttttcaaCAATGATTGTGAACGTATTTTGTGACTTCAGCATTATTGTACGGATTTGTGTTATAAAATAGTATATTAGTACTTCAgaatttgacaaaattaaaatgacatGAATAGACGACTTAGTTTTACCTTGGGCAAGAAATGTGAGTTGGTGATGATACAGTAGGCTGGCAGTATAGTATAGCATAGATCAGGAATAGAATTTAGGCCCCAAATTAGCACGGTCGTGTAGGCCAAGCACTGCCTAAACTCCAACTTAGCATAGAGGGTAGCAAAGATGGGATTATTTTTGCTGAACAAAATTTCTAGGAGGCCTGTGACCCATCTCTTCCTTTGGGTCAACATAACATGAGAAGATGAGGGTGCAGAACCCATAAAGCCTGGTGGGTCTGGCATGCATAAGATAGACTTCCAGCCCCTTGCATGGATCTTCATCCCAGTTAGGATATCTTCTGTGACTGACCCATAAACCCAGCCTACCTGAAATGAATCAGCCCAACTATGTAAAAATTacttttgagagagagagagatacacTTAGGGCTCGTTTATGAGTGATTCTGACCATATGCTTCTCTATATAATCACTCTTATTGATTTTAAGTGATTCTAGTGAGAAGTGTGCTTCTTCATAAAACGCGATTATTGACATCTccaaaatcaattccaaacgagcccttaaaCTAACCAAGAGTCATAtagtaaattttttatttttttcttttttatataagaaCAGAAAACATATTTAATTGCTCAAACCTTTGTCCCCCACAATGTACTGTGCTCGTACGAAGAACCAGCAACTTGGTTGGCTGCCTCAACAGCACTGGAAAGGTCATGAGGATGATCAATTTTCTCTGATGAAGTATGAGTTGCTGATTCGATCAACTCCGTGGAATTTCCAAACCTTTCTTTATCCAATGCCACATCCCTCAGATTTCCTTGGAAGTCAGAAAATTAATCAAAGTATATATAGATATGAAACTACTCCACATAATTAAAGCAATATTTGACTAATGAGTGCTACTTATAAGGAATTTTAGGTACCTTCACTATCTATCAAGGAAAAACCGTAGATAACTTTACGTCTTTGAAAACATCCGGTCCCTGCATAGAGAGGTCCTTGCATCCCAGCGAACCCTGGCCAAGATGTCTACATAAGATAGCACAAAAGTCAATTACGGTAGGTCCCTAAACTAAATCAACGATGCATGTCTAGGTCAAAAgatccaaaaatattttttgtttttatcaaaGAAAGACTTTCATTCAAACAAAAGCCAACATCAATACGAGTATAAATTCTAGCCCCGTACCACAACGTGATCTCGTTAAAATCCACTCATAAGTGAAATCCGattcagaaaaggaaaaaaaactacTACAGCGCAagcaaataattaaaacatataatATACGCACTTTTAGAGGGAGAACCAGTTGGTTTCCAAATGGATCATCTTTCAAAGTGTCGTAGAACATTTGTGGACACTGAACAAATGCACCTTCTTTTTCATGCTTGAAGCCAAGCAATAGGCACATCGCATGCAGAACGATCTTTGAATTGTTGGCATACATATCGCAGTCGACGTTCAACATAAATGGAGCATTTGTCATCACACCAGAGACCCTGGTCTATACataataaaactcaaaaattggTCACTTGGAAAATCAGGGTATTTctgattaaattatatatgcaaTTACTATAATAGAATTTATTCAACATgtatttaaaacatttaaaaagcgAAATACTGTGGTTTTCTTTGGCTGAAAGGAAATTCTCACCAAAACATTCATGGCGCCAGCTTTGTGGTGATGTGATTGATCTGAACGCTTCTCCCTGGCTACATAAACTAAATGTGGCACCCCATTATTTGAAAGTCTTTCTTTGTTCTCCCATATTACCTGTGCAAACTTTATCCCAATTAGTGATTGAAAAGACAATCTTtcaaacacagagagagagagcacctTGATTATGGTGGGATGGTTCCTTCTGTCAGCAAAATCCACATAGTCTCCAGAAAAATCAAGGGTTGCCAAATTTTGGACAGCAACTTCAAttttttggcagagcttttgATACTCATCCTACAAAATCCAAGATGACATACAAAGATTTGTACCATGAGCATGAGGATAGCTTAGCTAGATATCTTGAACCTTTTGTCTTCTGTTTGGTGCTCACTATGTTCGGGTACATACAAATTTAAACAGGCATAAGGCCAAATTCTACCTTCATTTTTGTCCATTCTTGTAGAAACCCAACTGGATTATCACTCGGCAATTTGGAATTGCCAGAGAAGTATCGGAATGGAGGTCTAACTTGAATATTATACTTTTTGCAAAAGGGTACCCAAAACTGAGCAAATTTAGAGGCTTCAGTGAGAGAGTAGAGGGTGAGAGGTGAGCAGCCATCATCAGAAACATAGCAAGCTAGCTTGTGAGATGGATAATCTACAGCAAGAAGAGAGAGCACTGTGTTCACTGTGATGATGGGCGGCTCTAGCTCTGCATCTGCTGTTGTCACAAACATGTCCACTGCAGGAAGCTCTGGCACCCTAATTAAGCATATTTATTAACATTAATCAAACATGTTATCAATTTGGTCAAgagattaatatatataattgagaAGTGACATACTGTTGCAAGAGGTTTTGAGGGTAAGTTTTGTATTCAACAGGGGTCCATTGGATGATGAGGGTGAGAACCCAATTGAAGGTAAACCAAGACTCACACAGGAAGGCAAGAAGCCAGACAAAACCATGGTCAGTGAGGGAAAGGAGACGATAAACAAGGAGACAGATGAAGAGGAACAAAATTGCAATTTCCTGGGCTCTCTGTAGTGTGTTAATTTTAAGGGGTGTTTTTTCACATAAAGGAAGAGATTGAGAATTAGCCATTTGGAAACAGATAGAGGTGTGGATGAGATTTTCAGTCCAAGGCCGCCAGTGCCAACTGAGTGATTATATAGACAGACAGGCGTCAGCATCAATCAttgttatcttcttcttttttggtcaacaatCATTGTTATCTGTCTTAATTAACCATTAATAAAACTTTTGACAAACAGATGAAGGCCAGTTGACATGTATGTGCTTGGTGTAAGTTTACCATCAAAGCTTGATGTAGATTGTTGGCTCCCTCTATAACCGCTTAGGTTTTTTAAGATTAATGGTTGTTTGACATGGTATTTGAGACTTCTTTATGGATAGTTCTCAGTTCAATATTAAGTTTTTTGACACTAACGATGTCCTAACACATGATACcatgaacaaaaataacaaaagattgtagccttttttatttatatttattattttagtttttatgtaGGAAATTATATGACTTAGACTGTAGTAAATCAAATATAGATATTGTTCAGGCCAAGCACTGC
It encodes:
- the LOC18781569 gene encoding cellulose synthase-like protein H1 isoform X2, yielding MANSQSLPLCEKTPLKINTLQRAQEIAILFLFICLLVYRLLSLTDHGFVWLLAFLCESWFTFNWVLTLIIQWTPVEYKTYPQNLLQQVPELPAVDMFVTTADAELEPPIITVNTVLSLLAVDYPSHKLACYVSDDGCSPLTLYSLTEASKFAQFWVPFCKKYNIQVRPPFRYFSGNSKLPSDNPVGFLQEWTKMKDEYQKLCQKIEVAVQNLATLDFSGDYVDFADRRNHPTIIKFAQVIWENKERLSNNGVPHLVYVAREKRSDQSHHHKAGAMNVLTRVSGVMTNAPFMLNVDCDMYANNSKIVLHAMCLLLGFKHEKEGAFVQCPQMFYDTLKDDPFGNQLVLPLKTSWPGFAGMQGPLYAGTGCFQRRKVIYGFSLIDSEGNLRDVALDKERFGNSTELIESATHTSSEKIDHPHDLSSAVEAANQVAGSSYEHSTLWGTKVGWVYGSVTEDILTGMKIHARGWKSILCMPDPPGFMGSAPSSSHVMLTQRKRWVTGLLEILFSKNNPIFATLYAKLEFRQCLAYTTVLIWGLNSIPDLCYTILPAYCIITNSHFLPKVKEPALIFFVAVFLMKILYTLRFYLGFGLSIKQWWNHVRMGPSGKIPYVTASLFGVVTLAFKLLGISEVAFEVTQKDQYSSSSDDQEDDVNAGRFTFDESPIFVPATTLLFVHFTALAMGLFGMQPPAHGADGAGLGEMMCCVWVVLCFWPFLKGLFGKGKYGIPMPTIFKSAALALLFMHFCGRIPLPLRR
- the LOC18781569 gene encoding cellulose synthase-like protein H1 isoform X1, producing MANSQSLPLCEKTPLKINTLQRAQEIAILFLFICLLVYRLLSLTDHGFVWLLAFLCESWFTFNWVLTLIIQWTPVEYKTYPQNLLQQVPELPAVDMFVTTADAELEPPIITVNTVLSLLAVDYPSHKLACYVSDDGCSPLTLYSLTEASKFAQFWVPFCKKYNIQVRPPFRYFSGNSKLPSDNPVGFLQEWTKMKDEYQKLCQKIEVAVQNLATLDFSGDYVDFADRRNHPTIIKVLSLSVFERLSFQSLIGIKFAQVIWENKERLSNNGVPHLVYVAREKRSDQSHHHKAGAMNVLTRVSGVMTNAPFMLNVDCDMYANNSKIVLHAMCLLLGFKHEKEGAFVQCPQMFYDTLKDDPFGNQLVLPLKTSWPGFAGMQGPLYAGTGCFQRRKVIYGFSLIDSEGNLRDVALDKERFGNSTELIESATHTSSEKIDHPHDLSSAVEAANQVAGSSYEHSTLWGTKVGWVYGSVTEDILTGMKIHARGWKSILCMPDPPGFMGSAPSSSHVMLTQRKRWVTGLLEILFSKNNPIFATLYAKLEFRQCLAYTTVLIWGLNSIPDLCYTILPAYCIITNSHFLPKVKEPALIFFVAVFLMKILYTLRFYLGFGLSIKQWWNHVRMGPSGKIPYVTASLFGVVTLAFKLLGISEVAFEVTQKDQYSSSSDDQEDDVNAGRFTFDESPIFVPATTLLFVHFTALAMGLFGMQPPAHGADGAGLGEMMCCVWVVLCFWPFLKGLFGKGKYGIPMPTIFKSAALALLFMHFCGRIPLPLRR
- the LOC18781569 gene encoding cellulose synthase-like protein H1 isoform X3; this translates as MANSQSLPLCEKTPLKINTLQRAQEIAILFLFICLLVYRLLSLTDHGFVWLLAFLCESWFTFNWVLTLIIQWTPVEYKTYPQNLLQQVPELPAVDMFVTTADAELEPPIITVNTVLSLLAVDYPSHKLACYVSDDGCSPLTLYSLTEASKFAQFWVPFCKKYNIQVRPPFRYFSGNSKLPSDNPVGFLQEWTKMKDEYQKLCQKIEVAVQNLATLDFSGDYVDFADRRNHPTIIKVIWENKERLSNNGVPHLVYVAREKRSDQSHHHKAGAMNVLTRVSGVMTNAPFMLNVDCDMYANNSKIVLHAMCLLLGFKHEKEGAFVQCPQMFYDTLKDDPFGNQLVLPLKTSWPGFAGMQGPLYAGTGCFQRRKVIYGFSLIDSEGNLRDVALDKERFGNSTELIESATHTSSEKIDHPHDLSSAVEAANQVAGSSYEHSTLWGTKVGWVYGSVTEDILTGMKIHARGWKSILCMPDPPGFMGSAPSSSHVMLTQRKRWVTGLLEILFSKNNPIFATLYAKLEFRQCLAYTTVLIWGLNSIPDLCYTILPAYCIITNSHFLPKVKEPALIFFVAVFLMKILYTLRFYLGFGLSIKQWWNHVRMGPSGKIPYVTASLFGVVTLAFKLLGISEVAFEVTQKDQYSSSSDDQEDDVNAGRFTFDESPIFVPATTLLFVHFTALAMGLFGMQPPAHGADGAGLGEMMCCVWVVLCFWPFLKGLFGKGKYGIPMPTIFKSAALALLFMHFCGRIPLPLRR